Sequence from the Nitrospinota bacterium genome:
GGAAACACCCAAACATTATATTTTATTATTGATTATCATTATCAATAAGTAAAGAAAAAAATATAAGCCGTATTAATCCTTCATGAAAAAGCCGGAGATGGGTTTCCCGCAAATAAAACCTGCAATACCTCTTCCGGGTTGCGCATTTTTATCAACTCGTTTGAAAAAGCTGCTTTGATAGTTGCTCCTCCACCGCACTTTCGCATGCAAGCCACCCGGCAAACCCTGTAGCCTTCAGATTCCAGACCTTCCAGCTCCCTGGCAATTTTTTCAGAAGCCCAAGCCTTGCACCCCGGCCCCGAGCAGACTTTTATATCTTTTGATTCTGTCAGGTATTTCATAAGAGCCTCGATCATCAATAATTGATAACGATTATCAATACAATATAATCACAGTCTTTCTTCAAGTCAACTCATTTTTCACCATATCTGTAAAATAAATTTAATACCTATAATAACAAATACTTAACTTAATAATATCCAGTTCCACCTCCCCTGCTGGACTGTTTTTTTATTTTTCCATTGATTTTTTTCTATATTTATTAAGAATGATTATCAATTTAATTTTAATACGTTCCTATCTCTATGTTTAATGAATTTGAAATTTTAAGGGGTTACCTTCGGGAAAGTGACCTTCGCTTCACTCCCCAACGGCAGACGATTCTTGAAGTCTTTCTGGAAAGCGAAGGGCATGTTGAGGCAGATGATTTATTTCTTGAGATTCAGAAAATAGATTCATCCATCGGGATCGCAACGGTGTACCGGACCCTGAATCTTTTTGTGGAGTGCGGTTTGGCCCGACAAAATGTCCTCGGCAGAGGTCAGAAGTCATTTGAAAAGCTGTATCGCCAGGGCCACCACGATCATTTGATTTGTCTTCAGTGCCGGAATATTGTGGAATTTGAACACCCGTTGATTGAAAAATACCAGTTGGAAATTTGTCAGTCGCATGGGTTTACATTGAATCAGCATCGGATGGAAATTTACGGATATTGTTCCTCATGCCAAAAAAACAGGAGGGAAGATTAAAAAAATCTTCCCTCCTAATTTTTTCACTTATTGGCTCTTTTATAGCTGCATCAGAAAATTGAAGCGGCCCTCTTAACTGTGCATGTGTTCGGTAAGGTAATTTGCAATGCCTATGTCCTTGATGCGCTGGAACTGAGTTTCCAGCCAGTCGCAACTTTCCTCGGTATCCTCCAGAATGCCGTCCAGAATTTCCTTACTGCCAAAGTCATTTTTCTGGATACAAAGGGCAATATGCTTTTGCAATCGCTCAACGTGCTTCACCTCTATTGTGTATTGATTTTTTAACTGCTCCTCGCAGGTATCGCCGACCAGGATGGTGTCATACTTCGCCATATCAGGCACCCCATCCAGATACAATATGCGTTCGATCATTTTATCGGCATGCTTCATCTCTCCCATCGACTCTTCCCTGGCATGATGGGCTAATTTTTCATAACCCCAGTTCATCTGCATCTTGTAATGAATATAATAAATATTGATCGCCGTGAGTTCCGCCATCAAAACATCATTCAGCGCTTCGATCACACTTTTATCTCCCTGCATAATGCCCCCCTTGTCTATAAATCCATCATTAAAAACTATGATTAACAATTCATTTTCAACTCATTCTAGCAATAGTTAAAACTCTTGCAAGCACTTATTTTTTCGAGAGTTACAATTGGTCTATAGAATGTAAATCGATATCAATAGTTTAAAATTAATTTTATTGAAAGGATAGTTTGCCTTCTGGAGAAGGCTAAAATTCAATGGGAAGTCGGACCCAGAAATTCAGGCTGGAAAGTTATCGATAACCCGTATCAATTAGTGGGAAAGAAGTTTTTAAAATTTTTAGAAGACCGTTTTTCCATCGAGGCGGGTGAGAACTTCAACGCCGTTTTCACCGACGTAAAGCGTATGCTCGAACTGAGCGGAAAGCGAACCATCTTGGGTGACCGCTGTCCATTTATCCGACAGCACCCTTAACTCGGGTCCTCCTTGATTGATCATGGGTTCGATGGTAAAAACCATGCCCTTTTTTATTGTCACGCCCTCCCCCGGATTTCCATAATGCAGGATCTGAGGATCCTCATGAAAATTTTTGCCGATGCCATGACCGCAAAACTCGCGCACCACCGAGTATCCAAGGGGCTCGACAAACTCCTGGATCGCGTAGCCGATGTCCCCTGTTCTTCCTCCGAGTTTCACCGCCTGAATGCCCCGTTGCAAAGCTTCCTGGCAAGTTTCCACCAGTTTTTCGGTTTTTGCTCGGGGCGACCCGACATAAAAAGTCCGGCTGGTATCGCCATGAAATTCCTTAAAATAGGTGGTGATATCCAAATTGACGATATCTCCGTTCCTCAATTTACGGTTGGATGGAATCCCATGACAGATTTCTTCG
This genomic interval carries:
- a CDS encoding transcriptional repressor, producing MFNEFEILRGYLRESDLRFTPQRQTILEVFLESEGHVEADDLFLEIQKIDSSIGIATVYRTLNLFVECGLARQNVLGRGQKSFEKLYRQGHHDHLICLQCRNIVEFEHPLIEKYQLEICQSHGFTLNQHRMEIYGYCSSCQKNRRED
- the bfr gene encoding bacterioferritin, with translation MQGDKSVIEALNDVLMAELTAINIYYIHYKMQMNWGYEKLAHHAREESMGEMKHADKMIERILYLDGVPDMAKYDTILVGDTCEEQLKNQYTIEVKHVERLQKHIALCIQKNDFGSKEILDGILEDTEESCDWLETQFQRIKDIGIANYLTEHMHS
- the map gene encoding type I methionyl aminopeptidase produces the protein MINLKTDADIEIMRESCHMAAEVLVMIEPYVKPGVTTDRLNDICHEYIVSRGAIPSPLNYRGFPKSICSSVNEEICHGIPSNRKLRNGDIVNLDITTYFKEFHGDTSRTFYVGSPRAKTEKLVETCQEALQRGIQAVKLGGRTGDIGYAIQEFVEPLGYSVVREFCGHGIGKNFHEDPQILHYGNPGEGVTIKKGMVFTIEPMINQGGPELRVLSDKWTAVTQDGSLSAQFEHTLYVGENGVEVLTRLDGKTVF